ATTTCTCTTCGTTTTTCAAAATTAACTACTTGTGGGAGACGGCCTGTAGACCGGCCATCAGGCATTGGAGCATCTGGTCTCAGTGTCGGCGCCTGTTTTGGCCTTCAGGGGTATGTAGTTGGTACTCCCAGCCCGGCTCTTGGCGAGGGACGGCCTGGGCCCCTACCGGCATATTGGCATCTGTAAGGTGGGCCTCATCTGCGTGGTCCATTCTGCCCCCAAGCCTCTTTCCCTTTCATCTGATCTTAGGGtgggaaaaaaaatgacatggaTGTCATGCCAGGTGAGGTCATAGGCCTGAGAGAGGAATCCGAATTCCTTGATGAACACAGTGGGGTTGGCAGAAAAGAACCCCAGCCACTTCTCAGTCTGGGAGGGATATGACAGAGAGAAGGGAACATGGACCCGGACAACTCCCTCAGATGCTGCAACCTCccggaggggacagaggagaggaggggcctgCGAACATGTGTGTTTGTTGACTGGGGaagcaggcgggggtgggggagggggagtcaccAGGCAGCTTGAGCTTCCGGCTCCTGCGGCGACCACCACGGCAGTGTCCCAGGAGTGGGGCGGAGGACGGGGGTGGTCAGCAGGTAGGGGAGAGGCATTACAGGAGGGGTAGCGGAGGGAGGTCCggtagggagggggaggagacggTGCGGACGGTGAGGCGGAAGGAGCTTTGGGAAAGGGTCTGGGTAGGGAGGCCGAGGAGTCGGAGGGGAGGAAAGATTTCCGGGGGGTTCAGATAAGGCAGAAAGTGGAGAGGTATCAGTAGGCGGAGTAGGCTTCTCACGAACCAGGAGTACATGGGCCGTGGAACAGGAGGaacagagggaggggcaggagcgcAGATAGAAAAAGGCCTGGACATATGGGACCCGGGCCTCTTCCCGGTTCGCCGGCAGAAATTACTGAGGTCAGTAAGGATGTTAAAATCAAAAGTCCTGTTTTCGGGCCATTTTGACCCGTTGTCCAATTCGTACTGAGCCATGCCATGTTACAGAAGTGAATGAGGCGTTTAGGATGCAGATCCTGGGATAGACCCAGTTTAGCCAGGTTGGCCAGTAggcaccctagaggtgtgctcGGATCAGGTTTAGAATTTTGATTACCCATGCTCCATTCCTGAGGTCAGTAGCCGGGGCTAAAGGGCCAGCGTCCCAATTGTTTAGCCGAGCTACGGACAGAGGGACCGAGGGACTTCAGGGATGTCTCCACTACCTCCCGGGGTCAGAGAACAGGGGGCAATCTCTGACACAGCTGCGCTTTCCGGACAGAGAGGCTGGCGGATGACCACCAGGGATCAGCACAGCGGGACTTACTGCTGACGGGGAGAAGCCGGGGGATCCTGAGCcatgagaagggagaggagggcacCCCAGACCGTAGGGGGACGGTCGGATAGGGTGCTTGCACTTCCCGGGTTTTGGCGCCAAATGTAAGGTTCGCGGTGCAGGAGACAAGTTCAGACAGCCAGGCAAGTTAAAAAGAGTAACTTTAATCTGCACTCCCGGGCGAGGTTGACGGGTCCAAGTGCGGGGCTGTGGGAGTTTTCGCCTCGGGCAGGTCTGTTCCAGGTTCCAGGAAGGAACCAGTATCTGAGTCACCATCTGCCTTGCGATTGCATGTATCCGCGCTTGGACTTCCCTCCGACCTAAGGGATTCCTGAGTCTGTCGCTCTGTGTGTGGCTCCGGGCCAGGTGCACACTTTTCCCAGCCTCAGTTAAGCCTTCTGCACAATAGGACGGAGTTCCACCGCCTCCAGGGGACATGCCATGAGGAGGATTCACACAAACCGCTCAGGACACACAGCATCAGGAGACATCAGCCCTCTGAGAAGGTCACAACCACCCTCACTTGGCAAATGGAGAAACCCTGGCGCAGGGGAGCCATGCCAGCTGCCCAAGCTCCCACCTCTAGGAAGTGGCCGGGCCAAGATTCGGACACAATGGCCAGGCAGGGAGTGAGAAGAAAGGGGCTCAGGGGCCAAGGGGACATCATGGGGTCCCGCTGGTCCTGGGAAATGGATATACCAGGGCTGTCCGTTGACACAGTAAGGACACAATAAaccaccgccaccaccagcaTCATCATCAGAGCTGGGGTGTCccaagtggagggaggggggagcacaGGTGCAGTTAGGAGCAGGGGCTGCAGATGTCACTGCGAGCCCTTGGAACAGGCGCACAGATGGCGGGGCAGCCGTTTCTCCAGAATCACAGGGTGCGCTCCGGGAGGGGGACTGGACTGGAGGACAACCACTGCCTTTGGGGTGGTGTCCCGACCCTCGCCCACCGCCAGCCCATGGCGCGCCGACTCAGGGAgttgaggggcgggggggggggggggggtgacggtGCTGCGGACCTTGCGGGGGAGGCTCATGAAGCAGCATCGGGCCAAAGCCCGCGAGGCCGCCAGGAAAGGGGGTCTGCGCGCGCGCCCGGCTGGTTCCACTGGGCACGCGAGGTCCGAGCGCGGGCgcgggagcaggagcaggtgtgGGGGGCGCGCTCCCGGCGCGcgcggccccctcctcccctccctccgctcccgccccccgcccggacCCCTCCTCTCGGGTACCTCATTTGCATGCCGCCGGGGGCTCGCGAGTGTGAGCGTGCGGGGGGCGACCGGGCCGACGCgtgggaaggggcgggggcgagggggcCCGTCCCCTGactgcgcgcgcgcgcgcgcgacgGCCCCGCCCCACGGAGCGGTCCCGGAGGCCCCGCCCATTCCCCTCCGGGTCGGACCCGCGCCCGCGGGGAACAAAGGGTCGCGCTGGGGCCTCAGGGCCGCTCACGCCCGCGCCCGCCCTCCCCGCGCCCTCGCTGGCCCCGAGCGGGAAGTAACCCGCCAACACATGACAACCAGGTAGAAATGCTTCCCTCCCCCACGGCGCCCAGTCGGGGGCCCAGTGAAACCCAGGTACCGAGAGGATGAGGAGCGGGAAAATGGCTGCTCCTTCCCGTAGTTAACATGGCGCCCGACCAGCTTCAAAGCCTCCGGGAGGGCTGAGGGCAAGATGGAACCCGCTCTGGCCTCCTCTAACTCTACCGCGGCCGGCGGCCTTGGAGGTCTCGTGCCTCCCGATGCACCGGAGGTGGGGGGGCTGAGACGGCAGACGTGGCTCAGAGCTGCCCTCATCTGCGCGACCCCGCGCCGAGGAGCCGCACGCCCGGCGCGCTGCCCTTAGTCGGCATGGCGCCGGGTCACCCCGAACCCCGCCCCTCCGGCTGCCCTCATCCAAGATGGCGCCCGCCTGGCTTCGCCAACTGCTGGCGCCGGGAAAGGGACGGGAACGAGGGAGAGGGGCGGGCGGCTGGGAGGGGGCGCGCGGGGGAGAAGGGAGCCGAGGCGGAAGTCGAGGGGCCCCCCGGGTGGAAGTGACGCTGCCCCCGCTGCCCAAAATGTCGGCGCCCAGAGGGAGGTGTAAGTAATTAAAGAGGAAAGCCGACTGGCTTTCCCGGCCTCCCGGGGCGCCCCAGGGCCCCCGAGCCCCCGCGCCCTACCTGCTGTGAGGTTCGCGGCACAGGAGACAAGGTCAGAGCCAGGCCAGTGAGGAAGAGGAGCTTTAATCTGCGCGGGCCAAGCGCGGAGCCAGGGAAGTCCCGCCAAAGAGGAGTGGAGGCACTTCTTTATGCACCTGCTCAGGGGGCGGGCGCAGGAGCTGTGGCGTTCCCCCGCGGGCAGGTCTGTGACGGGTCCCAGGGGAACGAACGCCCCAGGGCGGAGGAACGATCGTAGCTCACAGTTAACTTAGGTCATCGCCGTCTCTGGCTCGGCTGCAAAGACTACAGCTTCCTTTTCACATTTTTTGCAGCCAAAAAGAGCAGGTCACAGTTTAGCCAGGGGTGACGGGTTCCAGGAACCTAACCTTTCAAAGGTAGGAGAAATGGAGCAGcgaactttgtgtgtgtgtggccagcCGTTTTGTGAATAAAAGCTCACTTCTACATCTGGTCGGGGCTGCAGTTTCGGTCCTGGCTTCGGTGGGGTACTTTGGCTCTGGCGGTCGCCTCTCACGGGTTGCCCCATCACACCCCGGGCAGGTCTGTTACGGGTTCCAGGAAGGAACAGTGTCTGCATCACCATCTGCCTTGCGATGGCATGCACCGGCTCCTGGACTCCCCTCCGACCGAACAGCGGCTTCACCAGGAAATGGTTAGAAAGGGAAATGCTCAGGGCCCCGCTCCAGAAGTTCTGAACCAGAAACCCCGGGCGTGggaacttccagttataaatacGTAAGTCACAGGATGTCAGGTACAGAAGAGGGGATACAGTCAATAATACCGTAATAGGTTTGTATGGTGACAGGTGGTAACTACTTATTGTGATCATTTCATAAGGTACAGAAATACCGCACCACTGCTAGAGACCTGACACTAATGagtgtatgtcaactataattctatttaaaattaaaataaaacaccctTCAGGCAATTCTGCTGCAGGCTCAAGTCAGAACCATAGCTTTTCCACACCTGCATTGCCCCTCATATATTCCTGCAAACCTCGCCCCTGACTAAGccttgcgcccccccccccccccccgcagctccGCCCAGTTCTATTGGGCCCATCCTGCTAAGCTCCCCCTCTCGGGGATTCCCTCAGTCACTCCTCTGAGgttccccctctccccttggcCTGAACAGCAGCCATGCCCACCCCTCTGACACCTTGCTCTCCTAGTTTCCCCTTGAAGCCCCTCCTCTCAGCTAAACCCTCTCCTTACCTAGATCCCTCactcactgcccacagccccggAGCCACTGTAAGCACCACCCCAGCTCAGAGAGGCCTTCTCCTAAGCCCCGCCCACagttctcacctgcctgcccagtAAGCCTAGTGGCTCAGTCCCCACCCCTCCAGGCCACACCCCTTTACCTACCTAAGCCTAGCAAAGTCATCAGTTCTAACCACTATTATCAACTCAGGTTTTCCTCCAAACGCGGTCAGGAAAAGGAGATGGGGCAAAGTGGTGGCTGCAGTCTCTATGAATCTGGCTGGACTGGGGGAGGGTGGGCCTGGAGTGTCATCTGTACAGAAGGCGCAATGTTTTCCTTAGAGTGGCTATTTAGGGGAGTGCTTCCGGGTCTGCTAGAGctgggagaggggacagaggctgccaCCAAGCCACTTCTTTATGACCAAGTTAAAGGCACCTGACATGGAGACTCCCAAATCCCAAGCACTCCCATGGGTGGTGTAGGGGCAGAGGGCAATTGAAAAGGAtgagtagccctggccagtgtggctgagagTCGCTCCATGCACCTGTAGGTGGCTGGTTCACtttctggtcaggtcacatgcctgggtttggggcttgatcccagtagggggcgtgaaggaggcagctgatcccttttctctccctctcccttcctcttctaacaagaaagagagaagcagaggaaggCCAGGCCTCCCCAGCACTGAACACACAGGGGAGCCAGGGGGCAGTGATTTATTTCTGTGGCCCCTGCGTCCAAGGGCCTGTAAGTCCGGGAGAAGGTGGCAGAAGGCAGCAGGGCCCACCAGAAGTTGCGGTCCTCACCTGCAACCCCCTCCCACAACAAGAATCCCACCAGACAGGAGGGTGTCTGGGCTACACGACCCAGGCGCAGCACCAGCTGAACCCCCAGCCCTAAACCTGGCCGGGGGTGTGGGTCAGGCCAGCTCTTTTCCCtccggctcctcctcctcttcctcggcCCCTTCTGTGGCCAGGATGCCCTCGTGGTCCCATGGTAGCTCAGGCCCTGGTTCTGGGGGACACACGGGGGCTCCCATGGTCTCGGGGTGCTTGCGTTTGGCATGGCGCCTGAGCGAGTTGGCCTCTGTGAAGCGCATCCGGCAGATGGGGCACTGGTAGGGGCGCTCCCCGGAGTGGACGCGGTGGTGGTGGGCCAGCTCGCCAGCCTCACGGAAGCGgcgggggcagagctggcagcgGAAGGGCCGCAGGCCGGTGTGGATGTTGCAGTGCCGCCGCAGGTGGCTGGACCGCTTGAAGGTCTTGCCGCAGTCCTTGCACTCGTGTGGCTTCAGCTCGGAGTGCGAGATGCTATGGCGCTCCAGGTCCGAGAGGTAGGGGAAGGCCCGCAGGCACACCGGGCAGAAGTGCGGGGTCTTCTTGGGGCCCGAGCCCTCAGGCCCGTCCGCCAAGGCCCCTTCTGAGACGGTATAGGGCACACCCTGATCATCAATCAGCAGGAGGTCGTTGCCATCGTGGCCGCTGCCCACCGGGGCGGTCACCCCCTGTGCCAGCGGGGGCTCCTGCCCTGACTTGGGGGGGCGGCCTCGTTTGCGAGGGGGGCAGGCCTTGAGCGTCTGATTGGAGGAGGAGGCCCCTCCCGGACGCTCACCCGGGCGGCCACGGGGGACAGCAGAAGGTAAGGCCAGAGGTTTCTCTTCCTCCCCGGGCAAAGGCGAAGGCAACgggtctgggctgggggtgtCCATTGAGCAGTGGAGGACTTGGGTCTGGGTACTGGAGCTGGGCTACGAGGAGAAAGGGGGCAGCCGTCAGTGCAGGGTAGGTCTGGAGCGCCCTGGTTCCCTGAGACCTCGCCCATCCCTCTGTCTGGGTCTCTCCACCTGGGCATGGCTGACATTCACCTGGACACACAATGGTAGCCACGCTGGGGAGTAAAAGGACAGGATAATTCTGTGCCAGCTGGCAAACAGGCACTGCCCTGAGCCCCAGACACGTgccccaggcctccctcaccCCTGCTACGGATCATGAAGTTCAAGGTCAATTTgagccaaaataaagaaaaatcttcaAGGGAGGAGAGAGTCCAACTGAGGCTACAGGCCAGTGCTGTGATCCTCAAGGCAGAGCGCCCGGCAAACTCCAGGGATACAGAGGCCTGGGAAATGATTCTGTGCGGGCTCTTGATCGCAGAAgtgggagggccagggcaggaccGGAAGAAAGGCCGTCCTCCCAGGTGGTGTCTGACCCCCAGCGGCTGGTGAGGAAATACACTGGAGTCTAGTCTCCGGAGGCAGATGTTCTGGGTTTCATTCCTGAGTCTGTCGCTCTGTGTGTGGCTCCGGGCCAGGTGCACACTTTTCCCAGCCTCAGTTAAGCCTTCTGCACAATAGGACGGAGTTCCACCGCCTCCCGGGGACATGCCATGAGGAGGATTCACACAAACCGCTCAGGACACACAGCATCAGGAGACATCAGCCCTCTGAGAAGGTCACAACCACCCTCACTTGGCAAATGGGGAAACCCTGGCGCAGGGGAGCCATGCCAGCTGCCCAAGCTCCCACCTCTAGGAAGTGGCCGGGCCAAGATTCGGACACAATGGCCAGGCAGGGAGTGAGAAGAAAGGGACTCAGGGGCCAAGGGGACATCATGGGGTCCCGCTGGTCCTGGGAAATGGATATACCAGGGCTGTCCGTTGACACATAGTAAGGACACAATAAaccaccgccaccaccagcaTCATCATCAGAGCTGGGGTGTCCcaagtggagggaggagggagcacaggTGCAGTTAGGAGCAGGGGCTGCAGATGTCACTGTGACCCCTTGGAACAGGCGCACAGATGGCGGGGCAGCCGTTTCTCCAGAATCACACGGTGCGATCCGGGGAGGGGGACTGGACTGGAGGACAACCACTGcctttggggtggggtggtgtcCCCACCCTCGCCCACCGCCAGCCCGGAGCGCGCGGGGGACGGgtgcgggagggggggcgggcgaGCCCTTCAGGGGCGTCCAACGAGCCGCACCGGGCCGCAGCCGGCGAGGCCGCCAGGAAAGGGGGTCTGCGCGCGCGCTCGGCTGGCTCCACCGGGCGCGCGAGGTCGGCGAGCGCACGGCGCCCAGAGCGCGGGCgcgggagcaggagcaggtgtgGGGGGCGCGCTCCCGGCGCGcgcggccccctcctcccctccctccgctcccgccccccgcccggacCCCTCCTCTCGGGTACCTCATTTGCATGCCGCCGGGGGCTCGCGAGTGTGCGCGTGCGGGGGGCGACCGGGCCGACGCgtgggaaggggcgggggcgagggggcCCGTCCCCTGactgcgcgcgcgcgcgcgcgacgGCCCCGCCCCACGGAGCGGTcccggaggccccgcccactcccccTCCCGCTCGGACCCGCGCCCGCGGGGAACAAAGGGTCGCGCTGGGGCCTCAGGGCCGCTCACGCCCGCGCCCGCCCTCCCCGCGCCCTCGCTGGCCCCGAGCGGGAAGTAACCCGCCAACACATGACAACCAGGTAGAAATGCTTCCCTCCCCCACGGCGCCCACTCGGGGGCCCAGTGAAACCCAGGTACCGAGAGGATGAGGAGCGGGAAAATGGCTGCTCCTTCCCGTAGTTAACATGGCGCCCGACCAGCTTCAAAGCCTCCGGGAGGGCTGAGGGCAAGATGGAACCCGCTCTGGCCTCCTCTAACTCTACCGCGGCCGGCGGCCTTGGAGGTTTCGTTTCTCCCGATGCACCTCTAACATGTTACCCGGAGCGCTGCCCTTAGTCGGCATGGCGCAGGGTCACCCCGAACCTCGCCCCTCCGCCTGCCCTCATCCAAGATGGCGCCCGCCTGGCTTCGCGAACTGCTGGCGCTGGGAAAGGGACGGGAACGAGGGAGAGGggcgggaggctgggagggggcggccaggaaggcgggagggagggggagcgcGGGGGAGAAGGGAGCCGAGGCGGAAGTCGAGGGGCCCCCCGGGTGGAAGTGACGCTGCCCCCGCTGCCCAAAATGTCGGCGCCCAGAGGGAGGTGTAAGTAATTAAAGAGGAAAGCCGACTGACTTTCCTGGCCTCCTGGGGCCCCCCCAGGGCCCCTGTACCCCCGCGCCCTACCTCCGAGGTGCACTCACCCGGCCGCGGGTCCCTCCGGACTGGCCCCCGCCCCGGGTGCCCCGGGCCCGCACCTTttaggggcggggggaggggcacaaAGACCAGTTCTGTGGGCCGGGGTCTTGGaggggactggggaggggggcCGGCCCCGCAGGCgattgggtggggaggggcgggacttAATGGCGGCGAGGGCGGGGCCACTACAGGGAGGTGTCCGGTGGGCGGGGCTTGTAACGCGACTGGGCGGGGCCTGGTAGAGGGAGCTGGGTGGTTGGTGGGAGGGGCTCCGGTATAGGGGTGGGCTCAATAAAGGGGCGTGGTTTAGCAGGGCTGGTTGGAGGGTCCTCATGGGACTGAGTGGGAAATGAGGCTCCatgtggaggtgggaggagctTAGAGTAAAAGGGGTGGAGTGTGCCCCGGGGTGTGTCTTTGAGGAAGTGGGGTTTAGGAGTGTAATCTGGGGAGCTTTAGTGGAAATAGCAAGCGAAAAGAGTTTCAGATGGTTTTATCCAAGGTTCCAGGACTTTATTCTTCAAAGGAGAGTGGGAGGAGCTCACAAGGGAGTGGGAGGGGCTTGTCCAAGAATAGAAGGGGATCCTGGAACAGTGGGAGGGACTATGCAAGAGTGGGCGGGGCTTAGCCACAGCGGGCGGGGCTTAGAGAGGAATGGGAGTCTTTGCAAAGAGGGGGTGAGACTTAAAAACACTCAGTGGGATAGAGGCTACTTGGAATGATTAGAAAGATTGGCAGATGAGTGAGAGAAGGGTTTGTAGGTAACTGGGTGGGGCTTAAAGAGAGTGGGCGTGGCCTAGGTGGGCGTGGCTCCCAGGGGATAGTGACTGGCCTGTGATTCTCAAGAGCCAATGGGGGAGGTCTAATGGGGAGGTGCTCCCTCACCTTCGCTCCTCGCCTCTCCTGCTCCAGAGAgaccctgcctgccactgccctcACGCCTCACCGCCATGGATGACGCCCCGCTGCCAGCGCCCCCTGTCCCCGCgccggccccagcccaggccccagcaccGCCGGCTGCCGCCGCCCCACGCGTGCCGTTTCACTGCAGTGAGTGTGGCAAGAGCTTCCGCTACCGCTCGGACCTGCGGCGCCACTTCGCGCGTCACACTGCTCTCAAGCCCCACGCGTGTCCGCGCTGTGGCAAAGGCTTCAAGCACAGCTTCAACCTGGCCAATCACCTGCGCTCGCACACGGGCGAGCGGCCCTACCGCTGCTCCGCCTGCCCCAAGGGCTTCCGAGACTCCACCGGCCTGTTGCACCACCAGGTGAGTCCTGCAGGCTGGCCGGGCCGCCTCCCTCCTGGGGCTGGACATGGCCTTGGAGCCCCAGCCCCACTCTGGCACCAGAGAAaactttcctctccctccctccctcctggtcaAAGCGCCCTGGCCAGCCAGAACTCGAGGGGTTTCTCTGTCAGTCCCCACCTACTTAAGGATGGAGGCAAACATTCATCTACATTTGCCCCACCTATAGGTTCCTCTTCTCATCCATCCCCCTggccacactccccacccccacccccggcccctccaGCACACCAGCTTCTGCAGTTTTGTGTTTATGGTTACCTTGCCATTGTttttgggtggggggcaggggtagggggtgggaggaggggctgggggccaggagtTGAGGCTGCTCTGCTACATGGGGCCTGAGCAGCTGCCTTCcctgctgggaggctgggaggatgagaggctgggaggctgggaggctggaaaactgggaggctgggaggctgagagGCTGGGAGTCTGGGAGGCTGGAagactgggaggctgggaggctgggaggctgagagGCTGGGAGTCTGGGAGGCTGGAagactgggaggctgggaggctggaagactgggaggctgggaggctgggaggctgagagGCTGGGAGTCTGGGAGGCTGGAagactgggaggctgggaggctgggaggctgggaggcgggagTGCCCAGCTCCAGTTTATGGCTCTGCCCTCAAGGCTCTGCTTGGGCTGGGATGACCCTGGGGACCTGGGCACAGGATGGGCAGAGGCCTGAGGCCAGAGAAGCCGGAAGCTGGGGGGTAGGCCTTGAGGGTCTGGTCACAGCCTTGGGGTGATTCCCTTACCCTGTGTGGAGGGGATGCTGTGGGAAAGGGGAAGGGCCCGCAGGCCCCAGACTCTTCAGAGCCCGGCTTGGTTCACCTGCTCCCCGCAGGGCCCAGCCAAGCTCCCCGGGGTCTGCACGGCGGGCTGCCAGCATGCTTCCTGCTCTGCCATCAGCCCCCTGGGGGGGAAGGGCCGCTACAAATAGACTGGAGACAGAATGGAGACAAAAACCTATTATCCCGATAGAGATCAGGGCCAAGGGCAACAACACGGAGCCTGGGCTTCTGGGTGGACAGAAAGACGGCACTGAAGTCTgccattgttttttaaatatggttttgttgatttcaaagaggaagggagagggagagagagatagaaacattgatgatgagagagaatcatcaattgactgccgcctgcacgccccccctggggatggagcctgcaacctgggcacgtgcccttgaccggaatcaaaccctggacccttcagtccgcaggctgacgctctatccactgagccacaccagctggggctccCTTGccgttttaaaaaaaacagatttaCCACGTATGAACTTAACTCTTTCATTCGGCGATTATCTATTGAGAGCTCTCCCTGCTCTCAACACTGGGGTCACCAaagggaaatcaataaaatcggGCGTTTGGAGAACTTATATCCCACTGGAGGTAGACGATCAACAAGAAAGCACATGCACAGGCAAGCATGTCCTGAAAGGGGAGAAGTGTTGGGAAGGAGATTAAACCACAGGAAGCTGATGTGCAGGAGTAAAGAGGGGAGAGCGGTGGGCCGCCAGGCCAGGTGGGGACGGGCAGGGCACGGTGGtatttgagctgagacctgaagtgTGAGCAGGGAACagcactccaggcagagggaacagccagtgcgaAAGTCGAGGTGGGGATAGCTTGGTGTGGGCAAGAAAGGGATGGGAGACCTGTGGTTGGGTCAGAGCAAAAGGTGGtgcgggggagggcaggcagcgGCTGAGTCGTGTACACCTCGGGCCGTTGTGAGGAGCGGGGTTTTAGTCTGTGGGCCAGACACTCACACTGCAAGGTTAAGTAAAAGCAGACATGGCACTGGCCTTTCCCTTTGTCCCCTCCTCTGTCCCGTGCTGTCTGCCTTGGTTTCACACTTCATTCTGGCTGTGATCCCAACTTTCTAAGTGGCCTTACTACCTCCTGTCTCTCCCC
This is a stretch of genomic DNA from Myotis daubentonii chromosome 15, mMyoDau2.1, whole genome shotgun sequence. It encodes these proteins:
- the LOC132216479 gene encoding zinc finger protein 524-like, giving the protein MDTPSPDPLPSPLPGEEEKPLALPSAVPRGRPGERPGGASSSNQTLKACPPRKRGRPPKSGQEPPLAQGVTAPVGSGHDGNDLLLIDDQGVPYTVSEGALADGPEGSGPKKTPHFCPVCLRAFPYLSDLERHSISHSELKPHECKDCGKTFKRSSHLRRHCNIHTGLRPFRCQLCPRRFREAGELAHHHRVHSGERPYQCPICRMRFTEANSLRRHAKRKHPETMGAPVCPPEPGPELPWDHEGILATEGAEEEEEEPEGKELA